TGTAAAGTCGGGCTGACGGGCAGCTATCCCTCCCTTTTTATCTAGCAATAAATTCTTCCTATCGCAGAACTGCTTCCTATCACGGAACCTGTCTTGCCAGCCAGCATGCTACCTAAGAAAGCGGTCCTTTACCCTGCTGAAGATGGACTGGTGAGCCTGTCCATGGTCTATGACCTCCTGAATGAACAGCAGTACTTCTACAAGGAACTCCTCCAGCAGCAGGAGAGGAACTACAAAACCTTCCTTCAGATGCTGGTGGATTCATCATCCAGCCGCATGGACAGCTTAGTTAAGGAGCTCCAGAACTTAAAGAACTGCCTGCAGACAACCAAAGCAGAGGTGGAAGAGGTTAAAAAACAGGGAACCCAGAACACACACCGGGCCGAGTGCCTGGCCGAGGGGTTGGTGATGGTCCGGGGGGCGCTGGACGGCCTGAGTATCAAAATGGGGGTTATGGGGGTAGCAGCAGTAAGAGGAGGAGGTGGGATAGATATGAAGCATCACAAAGGACGTGGAAGAGACGGAGGAGGTGGGGGGTTGAGGCTGGATGGGGGAGGTGTGAAGGCTGCAGAGCCTAAAGCGATGAAGCTGGTGGCAGACCTAACAGATATCCACTTTGAGGAGTTTCAGGTGGAATGTCATACACGTGCAAACATACATACGTTATTGAAAATTTGCTTAAAGTACTTGGCATAGAGCGTATATTTGTATGGGTGCTTATGTTTGCCTTGTTGATTGGCATCAAAAACACTTGCTGGGTTGAGCAGCGTTATCCAGTGATGCATAAATGAGTTTGGTCATACTGGTTGTAGTAGTTTGAAAGCTGATCTCAGCTAGTTATTAGTAAGACCAGTTGTGTTTAACGTCTCCATGCTGTGATGCAGGGTCTTTTAAACATGTTGATGTTAAAGTGGGGACCCATCACCAATAGTCTTGCAACCTGTTTCGATCTTGCCTTATAGTTGAAGCAACTATGAACAACGTTAAAGCTTGAGAAGTAATTTTGACTTCTTTCTGTCCTTTTTTTAGGCTGATCAGTTAACAGAAGAGCAGATTGCTGGTAAGTAACAAATAGAAGGAAAATGTTTTGCTATTTTATGTTTTTAAGTTGAACATCAACACTCTCACTCAGTGGTTCTTGTCTTAGAGAAATAGACATTGACTTTGCCATCTGATATGTCATGTGCTGTTGCCGATATTCTCTTCTCATCCTCAGAGTTCAAGGAGGCCTTCTCCCTTTTTGACAAGGATGGGGATGGAACAATCACCACTAAGGAACTGGGCACTGTCATGAGGTCACTGGGTCAAAACCCCACCGAGGCAGAACTCCAGGACATGATCAACGAGGTGGATGCTGATGGTAAAGATGGTTCCACTTGGGGCCTCGTTGGACCAGGGTTTCAGTGTTAAAGGTGTTGTGTGTTATCCTAATAGAATCCTGACCACTGTCGTTCAGTGATTTGAATGACAACAAATCAAAGCAAACGAGACAAACCTCCAGTCCTGTGTTTTTTGAATAATGCAGAATGGGGGGGCACAAGTCATTTACTCTTTATAAATTGCTACAATTCACTGACCCCTGCTAACATTTACTAGTCAAATTATGCTTCAGTAAAATGGTGTTAAACATGGCACCTTTTAAATCTGAAGTCTGGGTTTCTTGGCCGCTCTTTTAGCAAATCACGAAGGAAATAAGTTTCCATCTATATGGTCACATGTCTCTCCTTCACCACTGACACATGACCTGTCTCCTAGGCAATGGGACCATTGACTTCCCAGAGTTTCTGACAATGATGGCGAGGAAGATGAAGGACACAGACAGTGAGGAGGAGATCAGGGAGGCCTTCAGGGTCTTCGATAAGGTGCTTATGAATTAACAAACTGTATTACTCTGTTGCCTAATAAAAGTTGTGTGTGACATCGAAGGTGTGGGGAA
The DNA window shown above is from Lampris incognitus isolate fLamInc1 chromosome 16, fLamInc1.hap2, whole genome shotgun sequence and carries:
- the calm1a gene encoding calmodulin-1a — protein: MADQLTEEQIAEFKEAFSLFDKDGDGTITTKELGTVMRSLGQNPTEAELQDMINEVDADGNGTIDFPEFLTMMARKMKDTDSEEEIREAFRVFDKDGNGYISAAELRHVMTNLGEKLTDEEVDEMIREADIDGDGQVNYEEFVQMMTAK